The following are encoded in a window of Caldicellulosiruptor danielii genomic DNA:
- a CDS encoding aspartate kinase, whose product MGIVVQKYGGTSVADKERIFRAARRAISEYEKGNKVVVVVSAQGDTTDELIEKAKEINENPSKREMDVLLSTGEQISIALMAMAIEKLGYPVISLTGWQAGIKTDSHYSNARIIEIDTERLQRELDKRNIVVVAGFQGINKYDDITTLGRGGSDTTAVALAAALKADKCEIYTDVDGVYTADPRIVPNASKLKEISYDEMLELATLGAKVLHNRSVELAKKYNIPLVVRSSFNDNEGTIVKEVNSVEKLLVSGVACDKDIARVAVIGVENVPGKAFQIFSLLAKENINVDIILQSIGREKTKDISFTVSKSNLKQTLDVLTKNLHVIGAKDITYADNVAKVSIVGAGMVNNPGVAAMMFEALYDAGINIEMISTSEIKISVLIDEKDAEKAVRAIHDKFKLHLLNNGK is encoded by the coding sequence TTGGGAATAGTTGTCCAAAAGTATGGTGGAACCTCTGTTGCAGACAAAGAAAGAATATTTCGAGCAGCAAGGCGGGCAATTAGTGAATATGAGAAAGGAAACAAGGTTGTAGTTGTTGTCTCAGCTCAAGGCGACACAACAGACGAGCTTATTGAAAAGGCAAAAGAGATAAACGAAAATCCTTCAAAGAGAGAAATGGATGTGCTCCTTTCAACTGGTGAGCAAATTTCAATTGCACTCATGGCAATGGCAATTGAAAAACTTGGGTATCCTGTAATTTCGCTAACCGGCTGGCAGGCAGGAATAAAGACAGACAGCCACTACTCAAATGCAAGAATTATTGAAATTGATACAGAAAGACTTCAAAGAGAGCTTGATAAAAGAAACATAGTTGTTGTTGCAGGTTTTCAGGGAATAAATAAGTATGACGATATAACCACCCTTGGACGTGGAGGTTCTGATACAACAGCTGTAGCTTTGGCTGCAGCTTTGAAAGCTGACAAATGCGAAATATATACAGATGTTGACGGGGTTTATACAGCAGACCCAAGAATTGTTCCAAATGCGTCAAAGCTTAAAGAGATTTCTTATGATGAGATGTTAGAACTTGCCACACTTGGTGCAAAGGTGCTTCATAACAGGTCTGTTGAACTTGCAAAAAAATATAATATCCCTCTTGTTGTCAGGTCTTCTTTCAACGACAATGAAGGAACAATTGTAAAGGAGGTAAATTCGGTGGAAAAGCTTTTAGTATCCGGCGTTGCGTGTGACAAGGACATTGCAAGGGTTGCGGTGATTGGAGTTGAAAATGTTCCGGGAAAGGCATTTCAGATATTTTCACTTTTGGCAAAAGAAAATATAAATGTTGATATAATTCTGCAGTCAATTGGAAGAGAAAAGACAAAGGATATATCCTTTACAGTGTCAAAGAGCAACTTAAAGCAGACACTTGATGTTTTGACAAAGAATCTGCATGTAATTGGTGCAAAGGATATAACATATGCTGACAATGTTGCAAAGGTATCTATTGTAGGTGCTGGAATGGTGAACAATCCAGGCGTTGCTGCAATGATGTTTGAAGCACTATATGATGCAGGTATCAACATCGAGATGATTTCAACATCTGAAATAAAGATATCAGTTTTGATTGACGAAAAGGATGCTGAAAAGGCAGTAAGAGCCATACATGACAAGTTTAAACTTCACCTTTTAAACAATGGTAAATAA
- a CDS encoding sugar phosphate isomerase/epimerase family protein has protein sequence MKISFSTVGCPNFTWDEILAAAKDFGYDGIELRGLGDELEVYRAEPFAPENLPLTKKRLKELNLEISCLATSCYIFDKSYQKNTLKSAKAYIELAKDLSCKYIRVLGDRWITPGEDVDREFVIKMLCNLCDIAKEYDVDILIETNGVWAESKRLSDLLEKVPYENVGVVWDIHHPFRFFNEDVEETFNNLKKYIKHVHVKDSKIENGKLVFKMIGEGDVPIEKAINFLLQQGYNGYLSFEWVKRWFSDLEEPGIVFLEFINRIKKTIK, from the coding sequence ATGAAGATTAGCTTTTCAACAGTAGGATGTCCCAACTTTACCTGGGATGAAATATTAGCTGCTGCCAAAGATTTTGGATATGACGGTATTGAACTGAGAGGCCTTGGAGATGAACTTGAAGTATATAGGGCAGAACCTTTTGCTCCTGAAAACTTGCCACTGACAAAAAAGAGGTTGAAAGAACTGAATTTGGAGATTTCATGTTTGGCAACATCATGTTATATATTTGATAAATCTTACCAGAAAAATACATTAAAGTCTGCAAAAGCGTACATTGAACTTGCAAAGGATCTTTCTTGCAAATACATAAGGGTTTTGGGAGACAGATGGATAACACCTGGGGAGGATGTCGATAGAGAATTTGTAATTAAGATGCTTTGCAATCTGTGCGACATTGCAAAGGAGTATGATGTTGATATTTTGATTGAAACGAATGGCGTGTGGGCAGAGTCAAAAAGGCTTTCTGATTTGCTTGAAAAGGTGCCGTATGAGAATGTTGGTGTTGTGTGGGACATTCACCATCCTTTCAGGTTTTTTAATGAAGATGTTGAGGAAACTTTTAACAATTTGAAAAAGTATATAAAACATGTTCATGTAAAAGACTCAAAAATTGAAAATGGCAAGCTTGTGTTTAAAATGATAGGAGAGGGTGATGTACCAATTGAAAAGGCTATAAACTTTCTTTTGCAGCAAGGCTACAACGGTTATCTTTCTTTTGAATGGGTAAAAAGATGGTTTTCTGACCTTGAAGAGCCGGGAATTGTGTTTTTGGAGTTTATTAATAGAATCAAAAAGACGATAAAATAA